In Rhinatrema bivittatum chromosome 1, aRhiBiv1.1, whole genome shotgun sequence, a single genomic region encodes these proteins:
- the MOGS gene encoding mannosyl-oligosaccharide glucosidase isoform X2, whose translation MWMQQTELDVHLRHTCEQNDGLPSYGWLMHDGLNFGVQEIRDLGFILRTEFVKRVGGQHGGDWSWRITGKAEGAESQASLISLLFYVATDGQGTLQPHLEERTRLAFVTGSTEELGRFRVTFQKPWAGEGKAPIFASFNHLKAVSPSLHQLTDIVKSSLSNRFIHRPPVGKKKHYFAVDTFRPSPPAPGGTPAGDDCQVLVHQVTLQLPFQVEVVFESGSFTDRPSMLSGEVLTAALAQHLSTFEDKFDSIFQLRKKGFNPSQVQFAKAALSNMIGGMGYFYGHSIVQSKYNEQPVLYPEGPLFTAVPSRSFFPRGFLWDEGFHQLLLSHWDAAMSKEVIAHWLDVMNVEGWIPREQILDNEARSKVPLEFILQRNENANPPTLFLVLEKLTRGLERSSLVQKDQLYLRKLLPRLRTWYDWYNTTQAGVLPYTFRWRGRDEDTNMYLNPKTLTSGLDDYPRASHPSQDERHVDLRCWMTLASGVMADIATLLGEPMEEYRQMHRVLSDNALLEEQHWSEQLNAFADYGNHTQSVVLEREKIYIPPGQQQHHYPPPRLVRAVRKPPKVQYVGALGYVSLFPFLLQVLQPDSPRLEILFRDMRSEKKLWTPYGLRSLSKTSPLYLKYNTEHDGPYWRGPIWINVNYLAVKALHHYSNIEGPFRQQAADLYQELRGNLIANIYRQYLETGYIWEQYSDSTGKGQGSYPFTGWSALVVLMMAEEY comes from the exons ATGTGGATGCAACAGACAGAGCTGGATGTTCACCTGCGACACACGTGTGAGCAGAACGATGGGCTGCCCAGTTATGGCTGGCTCATGCATGACGGGTTGAACTTTGGAGTGCAGGAGATCAGAGACTTGGGCTTCATACTCAGGACGGAGTTCGTAAAGAGAGTCGGAGGGCAGCATGGAGGGGACTGGAGCTGGAGGATCACTGGCAAAGCAGAG GGTGCAGAAAGCCAGGCTTCTCTCATTTCTCTCCTCTTCTATGTGGCTACTGATGGGCAAGGCACGCTACAGCCACACCTGGAAGAGAGGACACGTTTAGCTTTTGTGACAGGATCAACTGAAGAGCTGGGGCGTTTCCGGGTCACCTTTCAGAAACCCTGGGCCGGGGAAGGCAAAGCACCAATATTTGCCAG CTTTAATCACCTGAAAGCCGTGAGCCCCAGCTTGCATCAGCTCACAGACATTGTGAAGAGCAGTCTGAGTAACCGCTTCATCCACAGACCCCCAGTGGGCAAGAAGAAACACTATTTTGCTGTGGATACCTTCCGGCCCTCACCACCAGCCCCGGGTGGCACGCCTGCTGGCGACGACTGTCAGGTTCTTGTCCATCAGGTGACACTGCAGCTTCCGTTCCAGGTGGAAGTGGTCTTTGAATCTGGCAGCTTCACGGACCGCCCCAGTATGCTGTCGGGAGAGGTTCTGACCGCAGCGCTGGCGCAGCATCTGAGCACCTTTGAAGATAAATTTGACAGTATTTTCCAATTAAGGAAGAAGGGTTTTAACCCATCTCAGGTGCAGTTTGCCAAGGCTGCACTTAGCAACATGATTGGTGGCATGGGTTACTTCTACGGGCACTCGATTGTGCAGTCCAAATACAATGAGCAGCCAGTCTTGTACCCAGAAGGGCCCCTGTTCACGGCTGTACCATCACGTTCCTTCTTCCCCCGTGGCTTCCTCTGGGATGAGGGTTTCCACCAGCTGCTGCTGAGCCACTGGGATGCAGCCATGAGCAAGGAAGTGATTGCACATTGGTTGGATGTGATGAATGTGGAGGGCTGGATACCTCGTGAGCAGATCCTCGACAACGAAGCTCGCAGCAAAGTACCGCTTGAGTTCATTCTGCAGCGCAATGAGAATGCCAACCCACCTACCCTCTTCTTGGTGCTGGAAAAACTCACCCGGGGCCTGGAGAGATCGTCTCTGGTGCAGAAGGATCAGCTGTACTTGAGGAAGCTGCTGCCCAGGTTGAGAACTTGGTATGACTGGTATAACACCACACAAGCAGGAGTCCTGCCCTACACTTTCCGCTGGCGGGGCCGGGATGAAGATACAAATATGTACCTCAATCCAAAGACGCTGACCTCTGGGTTGGATGACTACCCACGGGCATCGCACCCCTCGCAGGACGAGCGGCATGTGGACCTGCGCTGTTGGATGACGTTGGCCTCCGGCGTCATGGCGGACATAGCCACGTTGTTGGGTGAGCCGATGGAGGAATACAGACAGATGCATCGGGTCCTCAGTGACAATGCTCTGCTGGAGGAGCAGCACTGGTCGGAGCAGCTGAACGCCTTTGCCGACTATGGAAATCACACGCAGTCCGTGGTTCTGGAGAGGGAGAAAATTTACATCCCGCCAGGTCAGCAGCAACACCACTACCCGCCTCCCAGGCTGGTGCGAGCTGTCCGTAAGCCCCCCAAAGTACAATACGTGGGGGCCCTGGGCTACGTGAGTCTCTTCCCCTTTTTGCTGCAGGTACTGCAGCCTGACTCCCCCCGGCTCGAAATCCTCTTCAGGGACATGAGGAGTGAGAAGAAACTGTGGACCCCGTACGGGCTGCGCTCCCTTTCCAAAACAAGCCCCCTGTACCTAAAATACAACACAGAGCACGACGGGCCGTATTGGAGGGGGCCCATCTGGATCAATGTCAATTATTTAGCAGTGAAGGCCCTCCATCACTACTCCAACATTGAGGGCCCCTTCCGCCAGCAAGCTGCGGACCTGTACCAGGAGCTCCGGGGGAACTTGATTGCCAACATCTACCGTCAGTACTTGGAGACCGGCTACATCTGGGAGCAGTACAGTGACAGCACGGGCAAAGGCCAGGGCTCCTACCCATTCACAGGCTGGTCTGCGCTGGTGGTCCTTATGATGGCAGAGGAGTATTAG
- the WBP1 gene encoding WW domain-binding protein 1 isoform X2, translating to MCETGHCCGETGCCTYYYELWWFWLLWTVLILFSCCCAYRHRRAKMRLQQQQRQREINLIAYHGACNYPPSMLDLRMLASFKLPAYEEVAHRPSTPPPPYSTILAQVGGPHTYLETSAVTPSPSSENYSSCSCESSTITSPSSTSFSLQVTDETDTSHASTPSEGGSRAPSADTLSASPGLEDQDVAGAPVEPTMKEFSSSKQTVFSSYVDFFEVDCHRCSDIEEVDEEEEEEGDEEHFRHRRLTGDSGIEVCRCQVQGEESEEELHLLHDSPGCSGHVKGFSDLQRGETAQPSECEILCGRPDNEEPGSSAQPV from the exons GGTTCTGGCTTCTCTGGACTGTGCTCAttctcttcagctgctgctgtGCCTATAGGCATCGCCGTGCCAAAATGCGCCTGCAGCAGCAACAGCGCCAGCGAGAGATCAATCTCATCGCCTACCATGGTGCCTGCAACTACCCCCCCTCCATGCTGGATCTCC GGATGTTGGCTTCCTTTAAGCTGCCAGCATACGAGGAGGTGGCACATCGTCCCAGCACCCCTCCTCCGCCCTACAGCACCATCCTTGCCCAGGTGGGAGGGCCCCACACCTACCTGGAAACGAGTGCAGTAACACCCTCGCCAAGCTCGGAGAACTACAGCAGCTGCTCCTGCGAATCCAGCACCATCACGTCCCCCAGCAGCACCTCCTTCTCCCTGCAAGTCACAGACGAAACGGACACCAGCCACGCCAGCACCCCCAGCGAGGGCGGTAGCAGAGCTCCCAGTGCCGACACTCTGAGTGCCAGCCCCGGGCTTGAGGATCAGGATGTTGCTGGTGCCCCGGTAGAGCCCACCATGAAAGAATTTTCCTCCTCCAAGCAGACCGTTTTCTCCTCTTACGTGGACTTCTTTGAGGTGGACTGCCATCGCTGCTCTGACATAGAGGAGGTGgacgaagaggaggaggaggaaggggatgaAGAGCATTTTCGCCACAGACGGCTGACAGGGGATTCGGGGATTGAGGTGTGCCGCTGCCAGGTGCAgggagaggagagtgaggaggagcTCCACCTGTTGCACGACAGCCCCGGCTGCTCCGGGCATGTGAAAGGGTTTAGTGACCTGCAGCGAGGAGAGACTGCACAGCCCTCCgagtgtgagatcctgtgtggaCGCCCTGATAATGAGGAGCCTGGCTCTTCAGCTCAACCTGTCTGA